One genomic segment of Mycolicibacterium psychrotolerans includes these proteins:
- a CDS encoding cytochrome c oxidase subunit 4 — MHIEARLFEFLTAFFALASVVYAVLTALFANGGVEWAGTTALVLTTGLTLITGTFFRFVARRLDTRPEDYEDAEIADGAGELGFYSPHSWWPVMIALSASVTAVGMALWLPWLIVAGVCFVLTTVSGLVFEYHTGPEKH, encoded by the coding sequence ATGCATATCGAAGCCCGGTTGTTCGAGTTCCTGACGGCGTTCTTCGCGCTGGCATCGGTGGTCTACGCCGTACTGACGGCGCTGTTCGCCAACGGCGGCGTGGAGTGGGCCGGCACCACCGCGCTGGTGCTGACCACCGGCCTGACGCTGATCACCGGCACCTTCTTCCGCTTCGTGGCGCGTCGCCTCGACACCCGCCCCGAGGACTACGAGGACGCCGAGATCGCCGACGGCGCCGGCGAGCTGGGCTTCTACAGCCCGCACAGCTGGTGGCCGGTGATGATCGCGCTGTCGGCGTCGGTCACCGCGGTCGGCATGGCGCTGTGGCTGCCGTGGCTGATCGTCGCGGGGGTGTGCTTCGTGCTGACCACCGTCTCCGGTCTGGTCTTCGAGTACCACACCGGGCCCGAGAAGCACTGA
- a CDS encoding MmpS family transport accessory protein, protein MSGPKGEDPGDRPSPDEPTQEVPGVGDSAADPGTGATDFYSRAYSAPESEQFVSAPYVAGDSSLYDYDNYDAAEEPVETPEPPRWPWVVGVVAIVAAVALVVSVSVLVTRTETDTLATPETTTSAPPVQDEITTTTPPPPPPPPPPTTEEPPPPPPETVTVTEPPPPPPATEEPPPPPPPTTSEAPPPPPTTTRAGPRQVTYSVTGTKAPGDIITVTYIDASGRSRTQRNVYIPWSLTVTPISQSEVGSVQASSLFLVSRLNCSITTSDGTVLSSNANNTAQTSC, encoded by the coding sequence ATGAGCGGGCCGAAAGGCGAGGACCCGGGGGACCGGCCCTCCCCGGATGAACCGACCCAGGAGGTCCCCGGGGTCGGTGACAGCGCCGCTGACCCCGGCACCGGCGCAACCGACTTCTACTCCCGGGCCTACTCCGCACCGGAGTCCGAGCAGTTCGTCAGCGCGCCGTACGTCGCCGGCGACTCCTCCCTGTACGACTACGACAACTACGACGCCGCCGAGGAACCGGTCGAGACGCCGGAGCCGCCGCGCTGGCCGTGGGTCGTCGGCGTGGTGGCCATCGTCGCGGCCGTGGCCCTCGTGGTGTCCGTCTCGGTCCTGGTGACCCGCACCGAGACCGACACGCTCGCGACGCCGGAGACCACCACCAGCGCGCCGCCGGTGCAGGACGAGATCACCACCACGACGCCGCCCCCTCCGCCGCCACCGCCACCGCCCACCACCGAAGAGCCCCCGCCTCCGCCACCGGAGACGGTGACGGTGACCGAGCCGCCGCCCCCGCCGCCGGCCACCGAGGAGCCCCCGCCGCCTCCGCCGCCGACCACCAGTGAAGCGCCGCCCCCGCCGCCTACCACGACGCGGGCGGGCCCACGCCAGGTCACCTACTCGGTGACCGGCACCAAGGCGCCCGGCGATATCATCACGGTCACCTACATCGACGCGTCGGGGCGCAGCCGCACCCAGCGCAACGTCTACATTCCGTGGTCGCTGACGGTCACCCCGATCTCGCAGTCCGAAGTCGGCTCGGTGCAGGCCTCCAGCCTGTTCCTGGTCAGCCGGCTGAACTGCTCGATCACCACCAGCGACGGCACGGTGCTGTCCTCCAACGCCAACAACACCGCCCAGACCAGCTGCTAG
- a CDS encoding DUF2561 family protein has product MTTPAAEYTPDRTDRILLGSCAAVWLAALGAGVAATVALVDLANGRTGGGGDSGTPWFLYVVIGVSAAVIIAAVPLLLRARRDARRDAEPVSRAPERAAEPSAPARVAEAPTEKIRAVTPAATALRAPAATPSPAVERLWVRAASSIGCAMGVATLLIGVATYLMAAENDVASWVFYGAAGVVTLGMIAIPVYFLRELHAQTGV; this is encoded by the coding sequence ATGACGACTCCTGCCGCCGAATACACCCCCGACCGCACCGATCGCATCCTGCTCGGCAGCTGCGCGGCCGTTTGGCTCGCCGCGCTCGGGGCCGGCGTAGCCGCGACGGTGGCCCTGGTCGACCTCGCGAACGGCCGCACCGGCGGTGGCGGGGACTCCGGCACCCCGTGGTTCCTCTACGTCGTGATCGGTGTGTCGGCGGCCGTCATCATCGCGGCCGTGCCGCTGCTGCTGCGTGCGCGCCGTGACGCCCGCCGGGACGCCGAGCCCGTCTCCCGTGCCCCTGAGCGCGCTGCAGAGCCGTCCGCGCCCGCGCGGGTGGCCGAGGCGCCCACCGAGAAGATCCGGGCGGTCACGCCCGCTGCGACGGCGCTGCGCGCGCCCGCGGCGACCCCCTCACCGGCGGTCGAACGTCTGTGGGTCCGCGCCGCCTCGTCGATCGGCTGCGCGATGGGCGTCGCCACGCTGCTGATCGGCGTCGCGACCTACCTCATGGCGGCCGAGAACGATGTCGCATCCTGGGTGTTCTACGGGGCGGCCGGCGTCGTCACGCTCGGCATGATCGCGATACCGGTCTACTTCCTGCGCGAGCTGCACGCCCAGACCGGAGTCTGA
- the qcrB gene encoding cytochrome bc1 complex cytochrome b subunit, whose translation MSPRLNMAEIAAKQGEAIDSRYHPSAAVRRQLNKVFPTHWSFLLGEIALYSFIVLLLTGVWLTLFFDPSMQEVTYNGVYQPLRGVGMSRAYETALDISFEIRGGLFVRQVHHWAALLFAASIMVHLARIFFTGAFRRPREANWVIGSLLLILAMFEGFFGYSLPDDLLSGTGIRAALSGITMGIPIVGTWMHWALFGGDFPGEILIPRLYALHILLIPGIILALIGVHLALVWFQKHTQFPGPGRTETNVVGVRVMPVFAVKSGAFFAVTVGILGLMGGLLQINPIWVLGPYKPSQVSAGSQPDFYMMWTDGLIRLWPAWEFYPFGHTIPQGVWVAVGMGLVFMLLIAYPFLEKKFSGDDAHHNLLQRPRDAPTRTAIGSAAIALYIVLTFACMNDIIALKFHISLNATTWIGRIGMVVLPAIVYYLAYRWAVALQRSDREVLEHGIETGIIKRLPHGAYIELHQPLGPVDEHGHAIPLEYQGAALPKRMNKLGSAGAPGTGSFISADPISEHEALTEAAHASERRALTALRERLGTDGSSNGHSNGSSDGHGNGSSGNGHH comes from the coding sequence GCCAGCTGAACAAGGTGTTCCCGACCCACTGGTCGTTCCTGCTCGGTGAGATCGCGCTGTACAGCTTCATCGTGCTACTGCTCACCGGTGTGTGGCTGACGCTGTTCTTCGACCCGTCGATGCAGGAAGTCACCTACAACGGCGTCTATCAGCCGCTGCGCGGTGTCGGCATGTCGCGGGCGTACGAGACCGCGCTGGACATCAGCTTCGAGATCCGCGGCGGCCTGTTCGTCCGGCAGGTCCACCACTGGGCGGCGCTGCTGTTCGCCGCGTCGATCATGGTGCACCTGGCGCGCATCTTCTTCACCGGCGCGTTCCGCCGGCCCCGCGAGGCGAACTGGGTGATCGGTTCGTTGCTGCTGATCCTGGCGATGTTCGAGGGCTTCTTCGGCTACTCGCTGCCCGACGATCTGCTGTCCGGCACCGGTATCCGCGCCGCGCTGTCCGGCATCACGATGGGCATCCCGATCGTCGGCACCTGGATGCACTGGGCGCTGTTCGGCGGCGACTTCCCCGGCGAGATCCTGATCCCCCGGCTGTACGCGCTGCACATCCTGTTGATCCCAGGGATCATCTTGGCGCTCATCGGTGTGCACCTCGCGCTGGTCTGGTTCCAGAAGCACACGCAGTTCCCCGGCCCCGGCCGCACCGAGACCAACGTCGTCGGCGTGCGCGTCATGCCGGTGTTCGCGGTCAAGTCCGGGGCGTTCTTCGCCGTGACCGTCGGCATCCTGGGCCTGATGGGCGGCCTTCTGCAGATCAACCCGATCTGGGTGCTGGGGCCGTACAAGCCCTCCCAGGTGTCAGCGGGCAGCCAGCCCGACTTCTACATGATGTGGACGGACGGGCTGATCCGCCTGTGGCCGGCGTGGGAGTTCTACCCCTTCGGCCACACCATTCCGCAGGGCGTGTGGGTGGCGGTCGGCATGGGCCTGGTGTTCATGCTGCTGATCGCCTACCCGTTCCTGGAGAAGAAGTTCTCCGGCGACGACGCCCACCACAACCTGTTGCAGCGTCCGCGTGACGCACCGACGCGCACCGCGATCGGCTCGGCGGCGATCGCGCTGTACATCGTGCTGACGTTCGCGTGCATGAACGACATCATCGCGCTGAAGTTCCACATCTCGCTGAACGCGACGACGTGGATCGGCCGCATCGGCATGGTGGTGCTGCCCGCGATCGTCTACTACCTCGCCTACCGCTGGGCGGTGGCGCTGCAGCGCAGCGACCGCGAGGTGCTCGAGCACGGCATCGAGACGGGCATCATCAAGCGGCTACCGCACGGTGCCTACATCGAGCTGCACCAGCCGTTGGGTCCGGTCGACGAGCACGGCCACGCCATCCCGCTGGAGTACCAGGGCGCGGCGCTGCCCAAGCGGATGAACAAGCTTGGTTCGGCGGGCGCCCCCGGAACGGGCAGCTTCATCAGTGCCGACCCGATCTCCGAGCACGAGGCGCTCACCGAGGCTGCCCATGCGTCCGAACGCAGGGCGCTCACCGCCCTGCGCGAACGCCTCGGCACGGACGGCTCGTCGAACGGGCACTCCAACGGCTCGTCCGACGGGCACGGCAACGGCTCGTCCGGCAACGGTCATCACTGA